A stretch of DNA from Lotus japonicus ecotype B-129 chromosome 4, LjGifu_v1.2:
ATATCATAATCAGTATTGTCGCAATCAGCAACTCTCTCTCTGACAAGCTAGTACCTACCTATACAGTCAGTGTGAACCatatctttgtttttttttctttttgggtaaAATCTTAGTACCCAATTTGATATCTGCTCTTATATAAGGAtccacctaatatgcaccactttttagtgATGTAACTTTGTACCACTATGTTAATTGTCCATTTTACCCCTGTTTAAAAAATTAATCCCATCAAAATCCATCCGGTAataccaatatttttttctttttataaaataatttttttaacagaagTAAAATAGACAATTGGTATAGTGGTACAAAGTTgcaccactaaaaagtggtgcatattaggtggcACCCTTATATAAATAGGCTTGCTTGCttgtaaataaagaaaaattagCACATTGCTTTGGAGCCACAATCTCTCAATTCTTTTAGCCAGAGAGGAAGAGAAAGCCTTTCATATATCATCAATATAATGGAACATGGTGATGGTAAAGAAGACCAGAACATCACGAAGATCAACAAATATGCCTTGGCGTGTGCCATAGTCGCTTCAATGGTATCCATCATATCTGGCTATGGTACGTAATATTGCGTTTGCTCTCAATCTTTCATCtagtgattttatttttctaatgcAAACTTGTCTTTCCTTACAAAAAAAGTCTCTACAGCACTAAGTACTGTTGTATATTCGAATTTGAGTTAAAACTAACCCTATAATAGAGTGATTAGGGTTGTTCTACCTTTTATAGAGATAACTTATTTGAATATATATctaattaatttgaaatttgttAATACACCTCTCACACTCAAAAGATGAGATTGAAGATCTGTGAATAACTCATATATGACTATATGAGTGGTCTCcaataaatatatttaggaCATGTTCTAATATTATCTTAGAAATTGAATCATAAGTTCATTGTTTTATCATTTATAAGGACATACTTAACTATAGTTATAGTGATTATGTGACTTCTCAACGGTAAATATATGTGATTTTGACCATAAATTTTCTCTATCAAAATTTAAGTGAAGAATTTGATAATGATTCTCAATATTACTCTTGTTTTATCTACAGGGTCATCTAGAATGAGATGTTGTAAACTAAATTTTTCCTTGTCTTTTATAATATCTAAGATTTTGGATAAATGCACACCTTGTAATTAATACACACCTTATTTTGATTTCAGATACTGGTGTTATGAGTGGAGCCATGCTATTCATAAAGGAAGATATGGAAATAAGTGATACCCAACAAGAGGTTCTAGCTGGAATCTTAAACCTTTGTGCATTGGTGGGATCTTTAGTTGCTGGAAGAACGTCTGATTACATTGGTCGTCGCTACACAATCTTCTTGGCTTCTGTTCTCTTCATGCTAGGTGCAGTTCTCATGGGGTATGGCCCAAACTATACAATTTTAATGGTGGGAAGGTGTGTTGGTGGCTTGGGTGTGGGTTTTGCGCTTATGATAGCACCAGTTTACTCAGCAGAGATTTCCTCAGCATCATCTCGAGGTTTTCTAACCTCCTTACCTGAGTTTTGTATTGGAATTGGAATCCTGCTTGGATATATCTCAAACTACTTCTTGGGAAAATTGACTTTGAAGCTAGGATGGAGATTAATGCTTGGAATTGCAGCATTACCTTCGCTTGCCTTGTCTTTGGGCATTCTAACAATGCCAGAGTCTCCAAGATGGTTGGTGATGCAAGGTCGTCTAGGAAGCGCCAAGAAGGTCCTTTTGCAAGTTTCTAATACCACGCAAGAGGCTGAACTTCGTTTCAGAGAAATAAAAGTTGCTGCTGGGTTTGATGAGAATTGCAATGATGAGATTGTGAAACAACCTCAAAAGTCTCACCTCGGTGAAGGTGTTTGGAAAGAGTTGCTTCTGAGACCCACACCACCTGTTCGTTGGATGCTGATTGCGGCGGTTGGAATTCACTTCTTTGAACATGCAACTGGCATTGAAGCTGTGATGTTATATAGCCCAAGAATCTTTAAGAAAGCTGGTGTTACAAACAAGGATAAGCTCTTACTAGCAACAATTGGAGTAGGCCTTACAAAAATTACTTTTCTTATAATAGCCTCATTTTTGCTAGACAAAGTTGGTAGAAGACGCCTCTTGCAAATAAGCACGGGAGGAATGGTTTGTGCACTAACACTTCTAGGTTTCAGCTTGACTATGGTGGACCATTCCAACGAAAAGCTCTTGTGGGCCTTGAGCCTGAGTATTTTGGCAACGTACTCCTATGTTGCTTTCTTTAATATTGGGCTTGGGCCTGTGACATGGGTGTATAGTTCAGAGATATTTCCTTTGAGGTTGAGAGCACAAGGAGCTAGCATAGGAGTTGCGGTGAACAGGTCCATGAATGCTACAGTCTCTATGAGTTTTATTTCGATCTACAAAGCAATCACTATAGGTGGGAGTTTTTTCATGTTTGCTGGCATATCTGTCTTAGCTTGGGTGTTCTTCTACATTTTCCTCCCAGAAACCAAGGGCGTGGCCTTAGAAGAAATAGAGATGATTTTCAGCAAAAAACCTAGTGGTAAAAATGTAGCAACATAATCGGAGACAAGATATAATGCTAGTGTGTTTTTGTATTTTATATCAAGCTAGTGCATGCATTCTATTAAAAATTTCATTGTACAAAGTCGATTTGATGAACCTTTTACCAAATGCTATAACAATCaacagggccggtcccgacattttggaggccttgggtaaataataaaaatagaccCTAATAATTTTAGCGTTCGCAATTTCATTAGAACAAATGGACCCTAATAATTTTAACATTCGAAATTTCATTAGAACCATTATGTTGGTCTGTTTCGAATCCAAGCAACGCGATACATAAAAGTAACATTCACAGTTACTAACCACTAAACCAGCTCAAGTCATTAATaacatcttgaacattaattattataactaaattttattttagggaAAAGTttaataagaatttttttttggccccttatttttggaggccctgagctgtgggcctgcttgcacaggcccagggccgacCCTAACAATCAATAATCAACCCTGATTATTGTTAATATGAGTTGAAGCAAAactcttgtatttttttttataaagacTTATTATTGTTAAGAAAAACGGGTACATGACCATAGCTCCATTTCAATAAAAGAAATGTTATTGGACAGACCGCATGTGTGCAAATAGACAGAAAAAAAAGCGACATGATCATAAGCCTACAATTTCTTTGCTTTAAACTAATATAGTAATATATGGTGTGTTTGGTTGTAGAagagaaaagatgaaaaaagaGGATATTGTGGGAAAAAagtagacttttttttttaattgtttggTATAATAGAACTAttaaaaaagttgaaaagaaaTAAGTGATGAGTAGTCTTTTTTTTCGCTTGGTTATATAGAATGTGAAAGAAGAGAATCATATGTTTatcctaattaaataaaaatttgaaatatcGAATAATGTTATAGTTAGATAtaagaataatatatatatttatatatatatattataattaaatatatctATTTACAATTTTATATTAAATGAAATAGTAGCTTACATGGAAGAGTTTGTTTCCATGGTTCAAATGaaatatataagttgttttgttgtaaaaaaaattatattatataatattatattatatagcatatgtatatttattttctattgaaaATTAGAAAGGGTTAAGGTTATATTTAGAATAACTAATTAAATTGTGGATAATGTTTATGAGTTTATGCATATATGTATCTCAAGAGTACGGACCGGACATTTGATATAAGAAAGGAAatgaataattttaaaaaatgcgAGTATGAAAAGTTCATACTCATACTCACATAAATATAAGAAAGGAAAtggataatttttaaaaatgcaAGTATGAAAATGTTATGTGGGTCACCAATAAGTGAGCCtacaattatatatattaaaagaaaaagaaaagaattgaGGGATTAATGGGCCGTAGCCCATGTATTGGTTAAAAGGGTTTACACCCTTTGGTAATTCCTTGGCTGCCAATGTCACGTGAAAAATGGAGAATAGGAATTCTCTAGAAAGAAAGTGATCAGCTTGTGTGTTGTGGAGAAAGTAACGTTGGTGTTCCTTGGAGAAATAAGGAATTAATAGCCTCTGTACCGTTGAAGAATTCCTTGGGAAAAGAAGGAATTGATTATCCACCAACATAGTACCGTTAGAGGATATGAAGCACATTATACACAAGAGATAGAGACACAGGAAGcgagagagagaaaagaagcCTCGCAAGAAAAACCAAAAAGGAACGAAACAGTGAGTGACAGAGAGAAGAAGACTGGTCCATTCGCAGAGGAGTGATACAGCAAAGGTGCTCTGATTTGAGTGAGATTACAGTGTGTGAATCCTGTCAATGTGCTGGTAATAttagtatttttcttttggtgttTTGTCTTCTTTTTGTAATGTTTCAGTGTATCCTTGGGGTAAGATTTACTCTGTTGTTATCCACCTTATTGGTGAAGATTGTAATTGTTTTGTTGATCCCTGGTGGCTCCAGGAAGACCTGTGGTGTATCCCATTAATTTATTAGTGGAGAATTTTACTAGCTTGGTCCCGTGGGGTTTTTACCTCTTTGAGGGTTTTCCCCACGTTAAAATAATTCTAGTGTCTCTTGCATTTTATTTGTTCTGTTCTGTGCTTACTAATTGTTGCCTGAGTTGTTTGTTTGTAGCTTATTTTAATTGCTCGCAGGGGAAAAGTCGATCCAGGAGCTTCCTCTAATTGTTGTTGTTAGATTCTATTATTTGCCATCTTTCCCAACAACAGAAAATGAGTATTATGATATTTAAGGCAGAAACCTGCTCATTGTCATTCTAACACAAATCATGAGGACTGCTGCGATTTCTCTATTACATGTTTTCAAACAAATGCATATAAACAATTACCCTTTTTAACATGAGTGTATAAGCTAAATAGAGCGCCGCAACTTTACAAGGGATAAAAACAATTGTACATGTAAACACTAAAAAACATACACAATATATAACTTGATAAGGTCACATTAATATCTAATTGGTATCAGTCGGAGCGCGCATATGTCAAATCCACCCTGTTATCTAATAATTTTGAGACCTCACTCCGGAAAGTGAGGCTCTCAAAAAACACACTCTCCTTCACACATTGCCACGTCATCTTTTCTAATAAAACAAAGGCTTAttaacacttttggtcccccacgtttcaAAAATGTGTAAAAAGAGTCCCTcacgtttaaaaatagcattcagcTACCCCGACATTTGTCTCCgttaacagttttggtcccccaacaGATTTCCGTctaaaaactaacgtttttttgttgacatagattttttttaaatgagttGGCATGACATTAGGAGAGAAGGTGAACCCATGTCCCATGTGAGCTGCACGTGATTATATTGTTCCCTTCATCATATTGCAAGCTTCTGCACACGTGATTCATCCCCCAATTAGGTATAGTAAAAAATTGCAgctccaaaataaaataaaaaatttaagcttTCTGGACACAGAGAGAGGAAAGGATTGTAGGAGTAAGATCTGTGAGGTTCCCTTGCTCGCGATGGAGGCTTCGCGAAGGATCCAGGGTGGTGGCGCAGGGAGCGTGGGTCGTCGGAGAAGAAGGATCAGGGTGGCGCAGGGAATGACCCGGTCCTCACTCTCAGGCTCATCGGGTCGCACAACAAATGGGTCACTGTATGAATCCATTCTGCGACGGGAATGACTATGTTCCTTCGATCTTCTCGCCATCTGGTCGCATGGAAGTTGCCTTCAGCGGAGTGTAGATCGTCGGAGAAGAAGGCCCTGCCGGTGGTCGATTCGGCGCTTGTCTGGGCTCAACGATGCTCTGTTCTAGTTGTAGGCTGTGGGAAAAGGGCACCGGCTGGTTGAGTTGTTCATGGTGGTGGATTCTGTTGCGTATGATTGGGTCTGGTGGTTCTGGTTAGGTGGCTCGTGGCAGCGCTGGTTTCGACACGGTGGGTTGTGTTAATGAAGATGGTGGTTTTGGgagaaaatgaaatgaagaTGTGTGGAAGATGAGGAGCCTCCCCTTTGTTGATGTTCAGGTTTAGGAGAGATTGAGAAAAAGGAATTGATTGATGGGCAGagctttgattttatttttcattctcaGATTTTGATTTTCAGATCtgagttttgaaaattttgggttttggttgttgttgaggttgaagatgaagatgaagagaaaagaTTAGGAATCaatatttt
This window harbors:
- the LOC130710383 gene encoding probable polyol transporter 3; the encoded protein is MEHGDGKEDQNITKINKYALACAIVASMVSIISGYDTGVMSGAMLFIKEDMEISDTQQEVLAGILNLCALVGSLVAGRTSDYIGRRYTIFLASVLFMLGAVLMGYGPNYTILMVGRCVGGLGVGFALMIAPVYSAEISSASSRGFLTSLPEFCIGIGILLGYISNYFLGKLTLKLGWRLMLGIAALPSLALSLGILTMPESPRWLVMQGRLGSAKKVLLQVSNTTQEAELRFREIKVAAGFDENCNDEIVKQPQKSHLGEGVWKELLLRPTPPVRWMLIAAVGIHFFEHATGIEAVMLYSPRIFKKAGVTNKDKLLLATIGVGLTKITFLIIASFLLDKVGRRRLLQISTGGMVCALTLLGFSLTMVDHSNEKLLWALSLSILATYSYVAFFNIGLGPVTWVYSSEIFPLRLRAQGASIGVAVNRSMNATVSMSFISIYKAITIGGSFFMFAGISVLAWVFFYIFLPETKGVALEEIEMIFSKKPSGKNVAT